The segment ATTCCCGTGCACGAGATGGCGTGCTACGTGGACGTCTCCCTCCGCCTCCTGGAGGACTCTGCGGTCAACGTCGAAGCGGAAGTCGCCAGCGACCTCGCCGAGGAGTTCGGCCGGTTGGAGGGCGAGGCCTTCATCGAGGGCAACGGCTTTAAGAAGCCCGTCGGCCTGATGGTCGACACGAATGTGCCGTACACGCCCACCGGGAACGCCTCGACGCTGGGCAGCACGCCCACCGACCTCCTCATCGACGTGTTCTATTCGGTGCAGCCCTTCTACCGGAATCGCGGCGCCTGGATGGTCAACGGGACGACCCTGGCCGCAATCCGGAAGCTGAAGGACGGCGAGGGGAATTACATCTGGCGGGCTGGGCTAAGCGAGGGCCAGCCGGCGACGATCCTGGGCCGCCCCGTGATCGAGGCCGTCGACATGGCCGACGTGGGCAGCGCAGCGGAACCGATCCTGTTCGGCGACTTCAACACCGGGTACCGGATCTACGACCGCGTCAACATGAGCATCCTCCGCGACCCGTATAGCGTCGCGACGAAGGGGCTCGTCCGCTTCCACGCCCGTCGCCGTGTCGGCGGTGCCGTCGTCCGCCCGGCGGCCCTGCGCAAAATCCGCTGCGCCACGTCCTGATCGGCCGGAACCTGAGGAGTAACGAACATGCAGCGTGACCTTTCGCACAACGTCGGCGTCGTGGCCGCGGTGGTGCCGCAGGTTCTCTCGGCGACCGACACGTCGGCCGCAATCGACCTGATCGGCTTCGAGTCCGCCATGGTCATCATCAACACCGGCGCCATCGCCTCGTCCGGCAACTTCACGGCGACGATCGAGGAGTCGGACACCACGACGTCGGAGGACTTCGACACGGTGGCCGCCGCCGACCTGATCGGCACCCTGCCCGCCGCTCTGGCGGCGAGCACGGTCTACAAGGTCGGCTACACCGGGACCAAGCGGTACATCCGGACCGTCCTCACGAAGAACAGCGGCACTTCGATCGCGGCCGGCGCCGTGGTCGTGAAGGGCCATGCTCACGAACGCCCGGTCGCCTGACCGGAGCAACCGTGCCCGCGAGCGACGTGGGTGGCATCGGGCATCACCCGGCCTTGAGTTCAGCCGGGGCCGCGTCAGTCGGCGAGTGGCGGCGCCCAACATAACCCCGACGGTCGGCAGCTTGGCTCTCACCAAGCGTGGCCGGCAACACCGCCCCGACCGGCCCGACAGCCGGAAGGGGCGGCCCCGCATTGGAGACGACAATGCCGATGGCACCGCCGAAGCACTGCCCTCGCGGACACCCGCCGTTCACCGGCCGGCGTTGCCCTGTGTGCAAGGGTGCGGCCGATGCCGCCCGGCCGAACGCCCGAGCCCGAGGCTACGATGGACGATGGGAGCGCGCCCGCGCCGAGTACCTGGCGGCGAACCCCGTCTGCATCGTCGCCGGCTGCGGCTGCCCGGCGGTGGCCGTCGACCACCGGGTGCCGCACCGCGGCGACGCCCGCCTCTTCTGGGATCAGAACAACTGGCAGCCCATGTGCACCCCGCACCACAACGCGAAGACGGCGCGAGAGGACGGCGGCTTCGGTCGCCGGCTGCTGGCGTGAGGGCGCTCCGGGCCACGGTGGTGCGCGCCGCGGACATCGCCTTCAGCGGGTGGCACGGCACCGGCGAGGCCACCGGCCGCCCGCCGAGCGACGGCACGAGCGTGCAGGCGCCCCGAGGGGGAGGGGGGCGGTCCGAGGTTCGGCAGGGTAAGGGGGCGGACCGCCGGGTTTCGCTGCGCGCACCCACCTGGGAATTGGGTGTTCCGGGTCGGACGGCGCCTTCGGGGCGGCCCCGTGACCGATGAAGGGCAGGAAAGCGGCCCCGCAACCGCCGTCCGACGAGGCGGCCCTGGCACGTTGTCCGGCTCCGCCGCGGTGGTTGTCGCCGTATGCCAAGGCGGAGTGGCGCCGGCAGGCCCCGGACCTGTATCGCCGCCGGCTGCTCGG is part of the Constrictibacter sp. MBR-5 genome and harbors:
- a CDS encoding phage major capsid protein, with the protein product MNMHRPYETRSALPIETRNEGDADPIAAAVAAVEELRTAVETSRTAADERMTRELRGITERLDAIDVRTQRPGSPTQTQTDEAVALQRRAFTGFLRHGREGLPPEEARSLIVGDDTKGGYLAPAEFTTEVLKDIVEYSPVRMAARVGATANGSVILPKRTGRPTAHWVDETEDRPETGSTYGQVEIPVHEMACYVDVSLRLLEDSAVNVEAEVASDLAEEFGRLEGEAFIEGNGFKKPVGLMVDTNVPYTPTGNASTLGSTPTDLLIDVFYSVQPFYRNRGAWMVNGTTLAAIRKLKDGEGNYIWRAGLSEGQPATILGRPVIEAVDMADVGSAAEPILFGDFNTGYRIYDRVNMSILRDPYSVATKGLVRFHARRRVGGAVVRPAALRKIRCATS
- a CDS encoding HNH endonuclease signature motif containing protein, translating into MPMAPPKHCPRGHPPFTGRRCPVCKGAADAARPNARARGYDGRWERARAEYLAANPVCIVAGCGCPAVAVDHRVPHRGDARLFWDQNNWQPMCTPHHNAKTAREDGGFGRRLLA